From the Candidatus Bathyarchaeota archaeon A05DMB-5 genome, one window contains:
- a CDS encoding CBS domain-containing protein has translation MSEEKKEESGVSLKVEDVMVKEVITIDENATVKEAAEVMNKFEIGCLIAIRKGKAMGIITERDLLKRVVADAKDANKTKVKDVMSSPLVVVEPSMDLEEAVKLMFQMKIKKLPVVDGKRLVGLISLTDIARFQPQMIRILKQLAMRQATPKSMKKVIDYYVV, from the coding sequence TTGTCTGAAGAGAAAAAAGAAGAAAGTGGCGTGTCATTGAAAGTTGAGGATGTTATGGTTAAAGAAGTAATAACTATAGATGAGAACGCGACTGTTAAAGAAGCAGCAGAAGTTATGAACAAGTTTGAGATAGGCTGCTTGATTGCTATTAGAAAAGGAAAAGCGATGGGGATAATAACTGAAAGAGACCTTTTGAAAAGAGTCGTTGCGGATGCAAAAGATGCTAATAAAACTAAAGTGAAGGATGTCATGTCAAGTCCGCTTGTTGTTGTTGAACCCAGTATGGATTTGGAAGAAGCTGTTAAGTTGATGTTTCAGATGAAAATCAAAAAGTTGCCTGTCGTCGATGGAAAACGCCTTGTGGGCTTGATCTCCCTGACAGACATAGCTCGTTTTCAACCTCAAATGATAAGAATATTGAAGCAACTTGCTATGAGACAAGCAACGCCGAAGAGCATGAAGAAAGTAATAGATTACTACGTTGTTTAA
- a CDS encoding UbiD family decarboxylase, with amino-acid sequence MSLREFLKQMELEKQVLHIKDGVSTKFEISHIMKSFDRQGAMLLFEKVKGYNTKVVANVCGNRERIYTALATSQSEFYKRLTEAWHFPRKPKIVRNGVVKEVFENDVSKIPVLTHFERDAGPYITSAVVHARSLDGNVENVSVHRLQVLDKNHLAIRLVPRHLFKLWQEAKKASKDLDVSISIGVHPAVMLAASSPIPFGVSEFDVANALMNEKLQLIECEHVNAFAPAEAELVLEGKISAEKEVDEGPFVDITGTYDIVRKQPVVEIVGVMHRKDYVYQALLPSGTEHKLLMGLPHEVLIWEAVSKVVPKVHEVNLSIGGSGWLHAVIAIEKQLDGDGKNALLAAFAAHPSLKHAVVVDSDIDVFDASDVEWAVATRFQANEDLIIINNVRGSTLDSSADQETGLTTKMGLDATRPFAKPKEKFERAKIPTNKHVEALVDKLRSL; translated from the coding sequence ATGAGTCTAAGGGAATTTCTTAAGCAGATGGAACTGGAAAAACAAGTCTTACACATCAAAGATGGGGTGTCTACCAAGTTTGAAATCTCCCATATAATGAAAAGTTTTGACCGCCAAGGCGCGATGCTATTGTTTGAGAAAGTGAAGGGTTATAATACGAAAGTTGTTGCTAATGTTTGCGGAAACAGAGAAAGAATCTACACTGCACTCGCTACAAGCCAAAGTGAATTTTACAAAAGATTGACAGAGGCTTGGCATTTTCCGAGAAAACCCAAAATTGTTAGAAACGGCGTAGTGAAGGAAGTTTTTGAGAATGACGTGTCTAAAATTCCTGTTCTAACACATTTCGAAAGAGATGCTGGACCATATATTACTTCAGCAGTTGTACATGCAAGAAGTTTGGATGGAAATGTTGAGAATGTATCAGTTCATCGCCTTCAAGTTTTAGACAAAAATCATTTAGCAATTCGTTTGGTTCCTCGACATCTGTTCAAACTGTGGCAAGAAGCAAAAAAAGCTAGTAAAGATTTGGATGTTTCAATTTCTATTGGTGTTCATCCTGCAGTTATGCTTGCAGCATCTTCGCCCATTCCGTTTGGAGTTAGCGAGTTTGACGTTGCGAACGCGTTGATGAATGAGAAACTTCAATTAATTGAATGCGAACATGTAAACGCTTTCGCTCCAGCCGAAGCAGAGCTAGTTTTGGAGGGCAAGATTTCTGCAGAGAAGGAAGTCGATGAAGGACCATTTGTGGATATAACTGGCACGTATGACATCGTTAGGAAACAGCCAGTTGTTGAAATCGTTGGCGTCATGCATCGTAAGGACTATGTTTACCAAGCACTTTTGCCTTCTGGAACAGAGCACAAGCTTTTGATGGGTTTGCCGCATGAAGTTTTGATTTGGGAGGCTGTTTCGAAGGTTGTTCCAAAAGTGCACGAGGTTAACCTTTCAATTGGCGGAAGCGGATGGCTCCATGCAGTAATAGCTATTGAAAAGCAACTTGACGGAGACGGAAAAAACGCTTTGCTCGCTGCGTTCGCCGCGCATCCAAGCTTGAAGCATGCAGTGGTTGTGGATTCCGACATTGACGTGTTTGACGCTTCCGATGTGGAGTGGGCTGTAGCAACGCGTTTCCAAGCCAACGAAGACCTCATCATCATAAACAATGTGCGCGGTTCAACGTTGGATTCTTCTGCTGACCAAGAAACTGGCTTGACAACTAAAATGGGTTTAGATGCTACTAGACCTTTCGCTAAGCCTAAAGAAAAGTTTGAGCGGGCAAAAATTCCGACAAATAAGCATGTAGAAGCACTAGTTGATAAGTTGCGTAGTTTGTGA
- a CDS encoding endonuclease III, translated as MTKTNAEKILKLLQKTFAMPKWATAKKEPFETLIVTIISQNTTGKNTAKAFENLLKQFEITPEMLANAKISQIEECLKVAGLYKNKAKTIKQVSRIILEKFHGTLKPILSMPFEEARKTLLQLPGVGPKTADVVLLFCSEKPTIPVDTHVNRVSKRLGLAPNNGNYEGVRESLQSLYKPENYLAVHVLLIALGRKYCKARNPLCKQCPLNLLCPSK; from the coding sequence ATGACCAAAACTAACGCCGAAAAAATCTTGAAATTACTCCAAAAAACATTTGCAATGCCAAAATGGGCGACTGCCAAGAAAGAACCCTTCGAAACATTAATAGTGACAATAATTTCACAAAACACTACTGGCAAAAATACTGCAAAAGCCTTCGAAAACCTCTTGAAGCAGTTCGAAATAACACCCGAAATGTTAGCAAATGCCAAAATAAGCCAAATTGAAGAATGCTTGAAAGTGGCAGGTTTATACAAAAACAAAGCCAAAACAATAAAGCAAGTTTCTCGAATAATTCTTGAAAAATTCCACGGAACTCTGAAACCAATTTTATCAATGCCCTTCGAAGAAGCAAGAAAAACACTACTGCAACTCCCCGGAGTTGGACCCAAAACAGCTGATGTAGTATTATTATTTTGTTCAGAAAAGCCAACAATTCCCGTGGACACCCATGTCAACCGCGTTTCAAAACGGCTCGGTCTTGCGCCTAACAATGGAAACTATGAAGGCGTTCGTGAATCTCTGCAGTCCCTTTACAAACCAGAGAACTATTTAGCCGTCCATGTATTGCTGATTGCGCTTGGTAGAAAATATTGTAAAGCCAGAAACCCATTATGCAAGCAATGCCCACTAAACTTGCTTTGTCCCTCTAAATAA
- a CDS encoding AAA family ATPase, with product MCIKVLQKIPTGCRTIDKILEGGIHSKTISLIYGEAETGKTTLAMQCAVNCAKKGYKTLFVDCDGTFSALRLSQIASESFKEIADLVILAKPNNFREQATLIDQLTNLIAKNFGLVVIDTITSLYRAKIAESPEKAFDLNRELNRQMALLAQNAKTQKVAVLVTSQVRSVFNDTYVRVEPVATRVLKFWAETIIEMKPTEIPQEIRAILEKNPIKDKKPQLVTCHLKIGKTGIHEYLPH from the coding sequence ATGTGCATTAAAGTGCTACAGAAAATTCCAACAGGTTGCAGAACAATTGACAAAATTCTGGAAGGAGGAATCCACTCCAAAACAATTAGTTTAATCTATGGCGAAGCAGAAACCGGAAAAACCACCCTAGCAATGCAATGCGCCGTAAACTGCGCAAAGAAAGGATACAAGACATTGTTTGTAGATTGTGATGGCACTTTTTCAGCACTGCGATTGTCTCAAATTGCTTCTGAAAGCTTCAAAGAAATTGCTGACCTTGTCATTCTAGCAAAACCTAATAATTTTCGAGAGCAAGCCACACTAATAGACCAGCTAACAAACCTCATAGCAAAAAATTTCGGACTGGTTGTCATAGACACAATTACATCACTTTATCGCGCCAAAATCGCGGAATCTCCAGAAAAGGCATTTGACCTAAACCGCGAATTAAACAGGCAAATGGCACTATTAGCGCAGAACGCTAAAACTCAGAAAGTCGCAGTATTAGTAACCAGCCAAGTGCGAAGCGTCTTTAATGATACTTACGTCAGAGTTGAACCCGTTGCCACAAGAGTTTTGAAATTCTGGGCAGAAACAATAATTGAAATGAAACCAACCGAAATACCCCAAGAAATTAGGGCAATTTTAGAAAAAAACCCAATAAAAGATAAAAAGCCTCAACTAGTAACTTGCCACTTAAAAATAGGAAAAAC